A region from the Sander vitreus isolate 19-12246 chromosome 1, sanVit1, whole genome shotgun sequence genome encodes:
- the ankrd11 gene encoding ankyrin repeat domain-containing protein 11 isoform X2: MPKGGGSKTPQLDHFPLNTDMVEKQGGKKDKVLSNKTPKLDRSDGVKEMKEKAPKRKLPFTAGANGDQKDSDSEKPGPERKRIKKEPTNTRKAGLPFGMGMPGIRAGYPLSERQQVALLMQMTAEESVNSPDTTPKHQSQSSMGQKGTPNSASKTKDKVNKRNERGETRLHRAAIRGEVRRIKELISEGADVNVKDFAGWTALHEACNRGYYDVAKQLLAAGAEVNTKGLDDDTPLHDASNNGHFKVVKLLLRYGGDPRQSNRRGETALKVANSPTMLNLLLGKGTYTSSEESSSESSEEEDAPSFAPSSSVDGNNTDSEFEKLKLKGKTVDPPKSAVTPVKDEYEFDEDDEEERVPPVDDKHLLKKDFRKEPVPKANSFIAIPKMEVKTYSKSNSLTPKKTVRRIISDSNSSDEDDRTCFTPAPTPRQAQQTNTKIRDSGSMSSKQQKDKNKVKKKRKKESKNNVSKEVRFGKVNDKFCTSDSDCGDMESEDDKGSNSIKDSSATSLKDSPGFNASSSSSHGNSNSQKQVPSLAEQHPKQWRTDGWKTVSSPTWSDVSSLSDSVRTRLSSESDYSSADSSVESIKQVKRKAQENKKKNNNVHSSTVDKKNSELYKNSNADSAVSKTDVDGKVLKKHKVKHKHKNKEKDKAPSLVLNQDMNEKFVKSYSFDFDDSRQKSLIVESESPVESKVKLSKHEKDHSKKEDRLSKSKSEDKDWSSGKDLHRTAKEEKNKKTKDSTKDKTNKEEREKPVKSVKEKEKPKEEKQKAHKEEKKKKSKEKSSSKTDRKSEQKEEKHLKVDKEKNTKEEKDKCKKDKAQKEEPEYEGYDVNNRFLNLEDTKLSASDDHHDRWGSEMSSDSSLYGDDSWDAPVKEYKEYKANNAVKLIVETVKEETRRKENKVKDKKSDHSEKRSEKEATSKKKDKDSSEKTNEKKKDWSEKQKLNSSHSVEKEKKRKESTETVKDKKDKDSLENSRDRKDSYDFLKERKDIKIKQESVRDEYGNDTFFKEIDAVSKSCEIRERNHSGKEKEKKGEGIEKREKTKADKHKEKTKDRGADQEKDKSEKSSAEKIVKEKDADRITKDKKEGVKDKHKESHGKDKDRKMSSDQTKDKKEKASQDKHADREKEFLEVKKEERKPEKIREKAWYKIADIFTDESDDDEDSYNGGVSLVSDSIRKDSTSDQDELDHFPSEKIRKSSAEAKHNTEKAKDKEHKEKKKEKATFDTGKERKGSLEKHNKDKKDSVDVKHKERKDRMSVDSNQEKKNKQKLLDKRDTSEDKTKSKYKDKLDHSKERKPSKGSGENEKSLLEKLEEEAMNDYKDDSNDKNSEISSDSFTDRGHEPVLTTYYDSISLTDVSEDRRDSLSISTPQDKFREKERHRHSSSSSSKKSHDKEKEKVKKDKGDKRDKTEEIRESYSRRESLPFEKEPMPLEADPYTFPYGSKGDGEDDFDKTLEFEKEMSKKDKATGVISDRTKDKKKKEKHKEKIKEEKNKYIDGFGSFKHSKEDVKSGLKDSPQVTVLKDRSKEESPKFDMKKDRSRDTLDKDNRMDHIKSKAKDENEKLTQSKDTVRKDNRPREKLLVDGDYQMTSFGQMLSLKDQEIEERHKRHKERMKQMEKLRPKSGDPKLKDKTKSTEEVRKNRSELSSKKSNSLESGLKEKKLKDVGLPAQMMSPSRKFQQTDGQNSKDWLAGHQIKENLPASPRPDQNRPTGVPTPTSVISCPSFEEVMQTPRTPSCSAEDYPDIMLDGLDCQNSSAMTISMNACSPSFFERYSNSQSFQEGTCPTPAKNLQLPLVSRSASSDVRRPLEDEFKAEADKFLRQQSDPTAEFDPSSSSQTLEDKSATGDRLECLASPYFSPIRMLSPRLEPALPTPDVAAPTLAGTEGNEHLHDNVYNNFLPKPSTPVHRPDPQEPCFDIAAPPTPAPAALPPLDIDDISEPHHSEPNLVLSDLPSVTEEQEEEEEEEEEEEEEEDEDEEEEEDFEDEGDMDERADGDHCAMEEPEQTREPRSFSPPVEDPLRKSWPAESPDRQEPEVQDISPTHSAPIHGENCFDHGIGWNPDMDLKSPHRTYGEIEAAVSKITSPYHSDSDIQHLSGHPSVTPPYATWNRWHKEEPEDFDEQKEAVADIPSPERPDTAIDEEPNYLNTSSSSNRLESFFQECNKPSIEESHQMDTESTCEEPDSRQITHSFSASTESHIAPAVGPEPVVPWADPFSADADELDDLGPFSLPDLPLPDKSEEAESRDPELADHNKTMLTHIGHTITDREDPDIMEVDLPSLAKISGPAGDLDLGESTGQDLVVPSPHVNFQQDLDPEPQSLPVNSSLSLTQQQDNMLERKGPYGEPDESDPSMFYSSVKSDPTQQHHIQIHSITESLQLPMDSVSAIKSEVRQEEMSEPVAESVSCSPLPQLPLAVALSSTVELPDTQETTSKLTPVTLTTVSTTVDIPKKVDEIPQRITRNRAKNNPSATAAPPTSSIITSSATATPVTTSPIVTINPISTRTMTPASNSSFPALKKDKEPVLTVSSTASNTTTTVSVPTSVTTSAPVVISKTTKGRPLPVDEEESQTQHPRKRKFPRSAGQQVQVQLVNTAMQQTREMIQQTLAVVVNAIKLDDIEPYHSDRSNPYFEYLQIRKKIEEKRKILCYITPQAPQCYAEYVTYTGSYLLDGKPLSKLHIPVIAPPPSLSEPLKELFRQQEAVRGKLRLQHSIEREKLIVSCEQEVLRVHCRAARTIANQAVPFSACTMLLDSEVYNMPSESQGDENKSVRDRFNARQFISWIQDVDDKYDRMKTCLLMRQQHEAAALNAVQRMEWQLKVQELDPAGHKSLCVNEVPSFYVPMVDVNDDFVLLPA; encoded by the exons GATAAAGTGTTGTCGAACAAGACTCCCAAATTGGATCGCAGTGATGGGGTCAAGGAGATGAAAGAAAAGGCTCCTAAAAGGAAGCTGCCTTTCACTGCTGGAGCTAATGGAGACCAGAAAGATTCTGACTCGG AGAAACCAGGTCCAGAGCGGAAGCGCATTAAAAAGGAGCCCACCAACACCCGGAAGGCGGGCTTGCCATTTGGAATGGGGATGCCCGGGATCCGGGCCGGGTACCCCCTCTCTGAGCGGCAGCAGGTGGCCTTGCTCATGCAAATGACAGCTGAGGAGTCCGTCAACAGTCCAG ACACAACACCAAAGCATCAGTCACAGTCCAGTATGGGTCAGAAGGGAACGCCAAACTCTGCATCTAAAACCAAAGACAAAGTGAATAAACggaatgagagaggagagactcGGCTGCACAGAGCAGCAATACGTGGAGAGGTACGCCGCATCAAGGAGCTCATCAGCGAGGGAGCTGATGTGAATGTAAAAGACTTTGCAG GCTGGACTGCATTGCATGAGGCATGCAACAGGGGATATTATGATGTGGCCAAGCAGCTGCTGGCAGCCGGAGCAGAGGTCAACACCAAGGGTCTGGATGATGACACCCCTCTACACGATGCATCCAACAATGGACATTTCAag gTGGTTAAGCTACTTTTACGGTATGGAGGGGACCCACGTCAAAGCAACAGGAGAGGTGAAACGGCGTTGAAGGTTGCCAATTCTCCAACTATGCTGAATCTATTGCTGGGGAAAGGCACTTACACCTCAAGTGAAGAAAGTTCATCAG AATCTTCAGAGGAGGAAGATGCCCCTTCATTTGCCCCGTCCAGCTCTGTCGATGGCAATAACACGGACTCAGAGTTTGAGAAGTTGAAGTTGAAGGGGAAAACTGTAGACCCTCCTAAATCTGCTGTCACGCCCGTCAAGGATGAATATGAATTTGACgaggatgatgaggaggaaCGTGTTCCTCCTGTGGATGATAAACACCTCTTGAAAAAAGACTTCCGTAAGGAACCAGTCCCCAAGGCCAACAGCTTCATCGCCATACCCAAGATGGAGGTCAAAACCTATTCCAAAAGCAACTCGCTCACACCAAAGAAAACTGTCAGGCGGATCATCTCTGACAGTAACAGTTCAGACGAGGATGATAGGACGTGTTTCACGCCAGCGCCTACGCCACGGCAAGCCCAGCAAACAAATACCAAGATCAGAGACTCTGGCAGCATGAGCtctaaacaacaaaaagacaagaacaaagtaaaaaagaaacgGAAGAAGGAGAGTAAAAATAATGTCAGTAAAGAAGTCAGGTTTGGTAAAGTCAATGACAAATTCTGTACATCTGACTCTGATTGTGGCGATATGGAGAGTGAGGATGATAAGGGCTCAAACAGTATAAAGGACTCTTCTGCAACGAGCCTGAAAGACTCCCCTGGCTTTAAcgcatcctcctcctcatcccatgGAAACTCGAACTCTCAGAAACAAGTACCATCATTAGCAGAACAGCATCCGAAGCAGTGGAGGACAGATGGCTGGAAGACTGTGTCATCTCCTACATGGTCAGACGTCAGTTCTCTCTCAGATTCTGTCAGAACAAGACTGTCCAGCGAGTCTGACTACTCCTCTGCTGATTCCAGTGTAGAGTCAATAAAACAAGTTAAGAGGAAAGCGCAGGAgaacaaaaagaagaataaCAATGTGCACAGTAGTACAGTAGACAAGAAAAATTCTGAGCTCTACAAAAACTCCAATGCAGACAGTGCGGTCTCCAAAACCGATGTAGATGGCAAAGTGCTGAAAAAGCATAAAGTGAAGCACAAGCACAAAAATAAGGAAAAGGACAAAGCTCCTAGTCTGGTGCTCAATCAAGACATGAATGAGAAATTTGTCAAGAGCTACTCTTTTGATTTTGATGATTCAAGACAGAAGTCCCTAATTGTTGAGTCAGAATCGCCAGTTGAGAGCAAGGTCAAGTTATCCAAACATGAAAAAGACCATTCCAAAAAAGAGGATAGGCTTTCGAAAAGCAAGTCTGAGGATAAGGATTGGTCATCTGGAAAAGACCTGCACAGAACAGCgaaagaggagaaaaataagaaaacaaaggACTCCACCAAGGACAAGACCaacaaagaggagagggagaagccTGTAAAATCTGtcaaggagaaggagaagcCCAAGGAGGAGAAACAAAAGGCTCacaaagaggagaaaaagaaaaagtccaAGGAGAAGTCCTCCtcaaagacagacaggaaaagTGAGCAGAAAGAGGAAAAGCATCTGAAGGTGGACAAGGAGAAAAACACCAAGGAGGAGAAggacaaatgtaaaaaagacaaagcaCAGAAGGAAGAGCCTGAGTATGAAGGTTATGACGTCAACAACCGTTTCCTCAACTTAGAGGACACAAAGCTCAGTGCCTCAGATGACCATCATGACCGATGGGGCTCCGAGATGTCCTCTGACTCCTCCCTGTATGGAGATGACAGCTGGGACGCTCCTGTCAAAGAGTACAAGGAATACAAAGCCAACAACGCTGTTAAACTAATTGTTGAGACTGTTAAGGAAGAGAcgaggaggaaagaaaacaaagttaAGGACAAAAAATCTGATCACAGTGAGAAAAGATCAGAGAAAGAAGCCACTTCCaagaagaaagacaaagactcctctgaaaagacaaatgaaaagaaaaaagactggtcagaaaaacaaaaattaaactCCAGTCACTCagtggagaaagagaagaagcggaaggagtccacagaaacagtcaaagacaaaaaagacaagGACTCTCTGGAGAACAGTAGAGACCGTAAAGACTCGTATGACTTcttaaaggaaagaaaggacaTAAAAATCAAGCAGGAATCTGTAAGAGATGAATATGGCAATGATACTTTTTTCAAAGAAATTGATGCTGTCAGTAAATCATGTGAAATCAGAGAAAGAAACCACTCtggaaaggagaaagaaaagaagggtgAGGGAATAGAAAAGCGAGAAAAGACAAAAGCTGACAAgcacaaagagaaaacaaaagacagaggAGCTGATCAGGAAAAGGATAAGAGCGAGAAAAGCTCTGCAGAAAAAATTGTCAAGGAAAAGGACGCAGACCGGATCACCAAAGACAAGAAGGAGGGAGTTAAGGACAAACACAAAGAGTCTCATGGCAAAGACAAAGATCGCAAGATGTCTTCAGATCAGACCAAGGACAAGAAAGAAAAGGCATCTCAAGACAAACATGCTGATAGGGAGAAGGAGTTCTTGGAggtaaagaaagaggaaagaaaacctGAGAAAATCCGTGAGAAAGCTTGGTACAAGATAGCGGACATCTTCACTGATGaaagtgatgatgatgaggacaGCTACAATGGTGGTGTTTCACTTGTGTCCGACTCCATCAGAAAAGACTCAACGTCTGATCAGGATGAGCTGGATCACTTCCCCTCAGAAAAAATTAGAAAATCTTCCGCGGAGGCTAAACATAACACAGAAAAGGCAAAAGACAaagaacacaaagaaaagaagaaagaaaaggccACTTTTGACACAGGTAAAGAGAGGAAAGGCTCCCTagagaaacacaacaaagaTAAGAAAGATTCTGTAGATGTGAAACAtaaggaaagaaaagacagaatgtCAGTGGACTCAAAtcaagagaagaaaaacaagcagAAGCTGTTGGACAAAAGGGACACCAGTGAGGATAAGACAAAAAGCAAATATAAAGACAAGCTGGACCATTCTAAGGAAAGGAAACCCTCAAAAGGCAGTGGTGAGAATGAAAAGTCCCTCTTAGAAAAATTGGAGGAGGAAGCTATGAATGACTACAAGGATGACTCCAATGACAAGAACAGCGAAATCTCTTCAGATAGTTTCACTGACCGAGGTCATGAGCCAGTCCTCACTACTTACTACGACTCAATCAGCCTGACCGATGTGTCTGAGGACAGGAGAGACTCCCTGTCCATATCTACTCCCCAGGACAagttcagagagaaagagaggcatCGCCATTCCTCTTCATCTTCGTCCAAGAAAAGCCACgacaaggagaaagaaaaggtcAAGAAGGACAAAGGAGACAAACGTGACAAAACGGAGGAGATAAGAGAGTCCTACAGCCGCAGAGAGAGTCTACCTTTTGAGAAAGAGCCCATGCCTCTAGAGGCAGACCCTTACACATTCCCATATGGAAGTAAGGGAGATGGCGAAGACGACTTTGACAAAACGTTGGAATTTGAAAAAGAGATGTCCAAAAAGGACAAAGCAACTGGTGTCATCAGTGACAGGACgaaggacaaaaagaaaaaggagaaacacAAGGAAAAAATAAAGGAGGAGAAGAATAAGTACATCGATGGCTTTGGGTCATTTAAACACTCCAAAGAGGATGTGAAGTCAGGGTTGAAAGATAGCCCACAGGTCACCGTTCTGAAAGACCGGTCAAAAGAAGAAAGTCCTAAATTTGATATGAAAAAAGACAGAAGTCGGGATACATTGGACAAAGACAACAGAATGGACCACATTAAATCTAAGGCTAAGGATGAAAATGAAAAGCTCACTCAGTCCAAAGACACGGTAAGGAAAGATAATCGTCCACGTGAAAAACTGTTGGTGGATGGTGATTATCAAATGACAAGTTTTGGTCAAATGTTGAGTCTTAAAGACCAGGAGATAGAAGAGCGCCACAAGAGACATAAAGAAAGGATGAAGCAGATGGAGAAGCTGAGACCCAAGTCAGGGGACCCTAAACTCAAGGACAAGACTAAGTCCACAGAGGAAGTACGAAAAAATCGCAGTGAGCTGTCATCAAAGAAATCCAACAGTCTGGAGTCTGGTCTTAAAGAGAAGAAGCTGAAGGATGTGGGTCTCCCGGcccaaatgatgtccccaagcAGGAAGTTCCAGCAGACAGATGGTCAAAACTCAAAGGACTGGCTGGCTGGACACCAAATAAAGGAGAACCTCCCTGCCTCTCCCAGGCCAGATCAAAACAGGCCAACTGGTGTCCCCACACCAACATCTGTCATCTCCTGCCCCAGCTTTGAGGAAGTAATGCAGACACCACGTACCCCATCTTGCAGTGCAGAGGATTACCCCGACATTATGTTGGATGGGCTGGACTGCCAGAACTCATCAGCTATGACCATTTCAATGAATGCCTGCTCTCCATCCTTCTTTGAAAG GTACTCTAACTCTCAGAGTTTCCAGGAGGGCACATGTCCCACCCCTGCAAAGAACCTCCAGCTACCACTCGTCAGTCGTTCGGCATCCTCTGACGTCCGCAGGCCGCTGGAGGACGAGTTCAAGGCTGAGGCTGACAAGTTCCTTCGACAGCAGAGTGATCCAACGGCTGAATTTGATCCGTCATCTTCCTCCCAAACTCTAGAGGACAAATCAGCAACTGGGGATAGACTAGAGTGCCTGGCATCTCCTTATTTCTCCCCAATTAGAATGTTGTCCCCTCGGCTGGAGCCAGCTCTTCCAACACCAGATGTGGCAGCGCCAACTCTTGCTGGCACAGAGGGCAATGAACACCTTCATGACAATGTATACAACAATTTCTTGCCAAAACCCTCTACACCAGTTCACAGGCCAGACCCCCAGGAGCCCTGCTTTGACATTGCTGCACCGCCAACTCCTGCTCCTGCTGCTTTGCCACCCCTGGACATCGATGACATCTCTGAGCCTCACCACAGTGAGCCTAACCTGGTCCTGTCAGATCTTCCCTCTGTCACTgaagagcaggaagaggaggaagaggaggaggaggaggaggaggaggaggaggatgaggatgaagaagaagaggaggacttTGAGGACGAAGGTGATATGGATGAGAGAGCTGACGGAGACCACTGTGCAATGGAGGAGCCGGAGCAAACAAGGGAGCCACGTTCCTTCTCCCCTCCAGTCGAGGACCCTCTTAGGAAGAGCTGGCCTGCAGAGTCTCCAGACCGGCAGGAACCAGAGGTCCAGGATATTTCCCCCACACACTCTGCACCCATCCATGGagagaactgttttgatcacGGCATTGGTTGGAACCCTGATATGGACCTCAAATCTCCCCACAGGACGTATGGGGAGATAGAGGCTGCGGTCTCCAAAATAACCAGTCCATACCATTCAGACAGTGATATCCAGCACTTGTCTGGACATCCCTCTGTCACTCCCCCTTATGCTACCTGGAATAGGTGGCACAAAGAGGAACCAGAGGACTTTGATGAACAGAAGGAGGCTGTGGCTGATATCCCCTCTCCAGAGAGGCCTGACACAGCTATTGATGAGGAACCCAACTATTTAAACACCTCATCATCCTCCAATAGGCTGGAGTCTTTCTTCCAGGAATGTAACAAGCCAAGCATAGAGGAAAGTCACCAGATGGACACTGAGTCAACATGTGAAGAACCAGACAGCAGACAGATCACGCACAGCTTCAGTGCTTCCACTGAAAGCCACATAGCACCAGCGGTGGGCCCTGAGCCTGTGGTGCCCTGGGCAGACCCATTCTCAGCTGATGCAGATGAACTGGATGACTTGGGACCGTTCTCCTTGCCTGACCTACCACTACCAGATAAGTCTGAAGAAGCGGAGTCTCGAGACCCAGAACTAGCTGACCACAACAAGACTATGCTGACCCACATTGGACATACCATTACAGACAGAGAGGACCCAGACATTATGGAGGTGGACTTACCAAGCCTGGCTAAGATTTCAGGCCCTGCTGGAGACCTAGATTTAGGAGAATCTACTGGACAAGACTTAGTTGTACCCTCACCACATGTCAATTTCCAGCAAGATTTGGACCCTGAGCCTCAGAGTCTGCCAGtcaacagctctctctctctaacacagCAACAGGACAACATGTTGGAAAGAAAAGGACCTTATGGAGAACCCGATGAGTCGGATCCCAGTATGTTCTATTCATCTGTGAAATCGGATCCCACTCAGCAACATCACATTCAGATCCACTCCATCACTGAGTCGTTGCAGTTACCCATGGATTCAGTGTCTGCTATCAAGTCAGAGGTGAGACAGGAGGAGATGTCTGAGCCCGTAGCAGAATCTGTGTCATGCAGTCCTCTTCCTCAGCTCCCACTGGCAGTTGCCCTCTCCAGCACAGTGGAACTACCAGACACTCAAGAGACCACATCCAAGCTTACACCAGTAACCCTGACCACTGTGTCCACCACTGTAGATATTCCCAAGAAGGTGGATGAAATCCCTCAAAGAATAACTCGCAATCGCGCCAAGAACAATCCCTCTGCTACTGCTGCCCCTCCTACCTCCAGCATAATAACCTCGTCTGCCACTGCCACCCCTGTAACAACCAGTCCAATAGTGACCATCAACCCAATTTCTACTAGAACCATGACACCCGCCTCAAACTCTTCCTTCCCAGCTctgaagaaagacaaagaacCTGTGCTTACTGTCTCCTCTACTGCATCTAATACAACCACAACAGTGTCTGTACCTACTTCTGTGACAACTTCTGCGCCAGTGGTTATCAGTAAGACGACAAAAGGTCGCCCTCTCCCCGTGGATGAAGAGGAATCTCAGACCCAGCACCCACGGAAGAGGAAATTTCCACGTTCTGCTGGGCAGCAGGTCCAGGTCCAGCTGGTAAACACAGCCATGCAGCAGACTAGGGAAATGATTCAACAGACTTTGGCTGTAGTAGTCAATGCCATCAAGCTGGATGATATTGAGCCCTACCACAGTGACCGTTCCAACCCTTACTTTGAGTACCTGCAGATCAGGAAGAAGATTGAGGAAAAGAGGAAGATTCTGTGCTACATCACCCCACAGGCCCCACAGTGTTACGCTGAATATGTGACCTACACTGGCTCCTACCTGCTGGATGGCAAGCCTCTCAGCAAGCTTCACATCCCTGTG ATTGCCCCACCTCCATCGCTGTCAGAACCTCTGAAGGAGCTCTTCAGACAACAGGAGGCAGTAAGAGGGAAGCTCAGGTTGCAGCACAGCATAGAACGG GAGAAGCTGATTGTTTCATGTGAGCAGGAGGTTTTAAGGGTCCACTGCAGAGCAGCCAGGACAATAGCCAATCAGGCTGTGCCATTCAGCGCCTGCACTATGCTGTTGGACTCTGAAGTATACAATATGCCATCAGAGAGCCAG GGTGATGAGAACAAATCTGTGAGAGATCGCTTCAACGCTCGTCAGTTCATATCCTGGATCCAGGATGTGGATGATAAATATGACCGCATGAAG ACATGTTTGTTGATGCGGCAACAGCACGAGGCAGCAGCCCTCAATGCAGTGCAAAGGATGGAGTGGCAGTTGAAGGTCCAGGAGCTGGACCCAGCAGGGCACAAGTCCCTCTGTGTCAACGAAGTGCCGTCCTTCTACGTGCCAATGGTCGATGTCAACGACGACTTTGTCCTGCTGCCTGCATGA